Below is a window of Perca fluviatilis chromosome 6, GENO_Pfluv_1.0, whole genome shotgun sequence DNA.
aacactacaatatcgttgcggtatcgatattgaggtatttggtcaaaaatatcgtcatatttgattttctccatattgcccagccctacttggaATCCAAACAAAAACACCCCCACCCAAACTCCTTCAGAGTGGAATCTTAAAGATGCAAAAACTGTTTAAAACTCTGGATACCCTCTGAAAGACCACTTAAACGCAATCAAAAAAAGGTATCTAGAACCACATGAGGGACCAATGAAACATCCCAAAGATCTGTGAAACCCTTTTTGAAGAGCCCTGCAATCGCCTTGCAGACCCTTGTACCCTCTCACAGACTCCAGGAACCTGGAAAAGATCCATGCTGTAATCACCTGGAGTTGCTTAACCACCTCAAGGAACTCTGCAAACATCTCCGAACCTTTATATCTCTGGAGCTCCATCTGAAAGGTCAAAGGTGTTTTACCTTGCTGTAGTATTTGCCCCGCCCCTTGTAGGTGTCATCCATCATGAGACTGGACAGGATGTCCAGCAGCTTCAGCTCTGATAGGCTGAAACATAACAAGAACCGCCCCCGCAATCAAAACCAGGAGGTGGACCAACAGAAAGTAACGGACCAGTAGCATCAGTAGTACTATCGCTATGGTACTGCACAGTGCTGTCATGGTACTGAGATAGTACTACAACAGACCTGATGTGGTGTTTGGCCAGTTCGGTGATGAAGGCGGTCTCAGCAggagtgaggaagaggaggctgctaCCTCTTCCTCCGATACGGGCCGTCCGACCGACACGATGAACGTACTCTGCTGCTGCCGTGGGAGGAGTGTACTGTAAACATAAACTGATGTTATCAAGTATCATACAGCAATGTTTTGGTGAGAAGGCATATGGAGAACGGAGAGGCATGGTGTCAGATCCATGGAAAAGTCACTCGTAACTTGCTGGTTAACGGGGCTCAGCGGGCAGACATGCAGCTCCAATAGAAACATCTCTAAATGCAGAGTAAAATGCAGATTTTAGAGattatttttataaaatctTAGTTCTGATAGTAAGTTTGTTAAAATCAGCTTAATATTGGCGTAGAAAAAAACCAATCAACTGTCGATATACAATCACATCGCCAATCACATAAGCCTACCTACCAAGGGGTCTTCAAAATAAATCTGAGGAGGGTCACAAAATCAGCTTAAAGCCTTATTTCttaaaaatatttacatatccGTTCGTAGGGAGTAATATATCTACTTGTTTCCACAGTCGTTTTTCAGTTTTCTACCTTATAGTGcaccaacattttttttctgacattaacaaatattgcatACATTCACCTCTTCAGGCCTCTAAAAACCTTTTTATACAACAACCGGAGAAAGAAAAATCACTTTTTGTTTGAACTGCATGTCCACACTGCTGAGATGAGTCAGATTTAGAATAATTACCTGAATGATCCAGGTGACCTGTGGAAGGTCCAGACCTCTGGCTGCGACATCCTGaaacacacattttacatttgtttgactaaataataaatataacttACAGTGTAACATGTGTTGTATATGGTGCATAATGAATACTAGATTTTCTGTGAAGAGAAGTGAGAACACAGACATGATGATGAAGAGAAACACTGACCGTACACAGCAGGACTCCAGAATTAGACACGGAAAACTGCTGGAAGACCTCAGAGCGCTCCTGttggagaaaacaaacacacccacactgaCTGAAGCTCCGATACCCAGGGGATCACAAAAACACCGAAGAGCAGAGAAATGTTGGTGGCTGGCTTACCTCCTGCTTCATGTTGCCATGGAGACGCAGAAAGCAGAGCTGAGGCTTCTGATCGGTGGAGGGCCCAGAGAGGACGGAGGTGAAGAGGGAGTGCAGGAACTCGACGGCCTCGCAGCTCGAGAAGAAGACGATAAGTTTGTTGTTCTGAGAAAACTGAACAACCACAGACGTCATCATGGTGAGCGTTAACTGATGATCTGCTGTCGACCAATTATGTCGCTGCAACTGAAAGCCAGCTGAGCAAGATGCCTGATCTAAACGATTTGTTGAAAACTAGACTgcaatacatttatattgtttacCTTGCATTTGTCCAGTATGAAAGCAGCCAGACAGACCAGTCTGATCTTACTGGGAACCACTACCACATATTGCTTCAAAGCCTCTGGCAAAGCAAAGCTCTCCGATTGGCTGGCTGTGctggggtcagaggtcacagcAGAGCTGGTGGTGGTGAGGTCAGAGGAGGCGGAGCCAGACACGTGGATGTTAACTGGGTCCTGAAGACAAACGTCTACTAACCGAGTTACACCTGAAACGCAGTAGCATGTTGAGACACTTTAAAACACTCAGAGACAGATTGAAAACTCTCCATCCTTTAACTCTTTATACTGTAACTCAGTAAAAatttaacacacagacataaaacatATTGATATCATTCAATGTGACTTACACTTTCTGAGGGTATCAGAATAAACATCCATAAATCCACTTagaaatcatagaaaaaaagtACACTAAAagtacagtaaaataaatacacTGCTGTCGCTATCGACTGTCGCCCGGCCTTTTTAAAATGGCAGGTTTGTGCAGGATGTCCTGTGTTATGCTAGTTACCAATCAATGGTCTGTagtgttttaactccaccttcTGGTATCGGCTCAGCTTGCTTGGAACCTTCACGAGGTGGTACCAAAAAACTACCAGGTATCAGTTAGTAACCACAACTTTTGCTAATGCAAACCTTACCATAGCCGTTCTGCTTGGtagtaaaaaatacaatttgactaaatgtaaacaaatatagactgaaaataaaaatggtgCTCAATGTGctcaagttttttttagttttttttccctccggTTGTCTCTTTGTCCATTTGAAAAGCCCCACTGTAAACAATACTGTAAAGTATTGGAGTATATAGTATATGAAGTAAAGTGACCAACaaggataaaaaaaatctaaataatatattaaaattgtaataataaaaaactataaataaagaaaacagaaaataagaCAGACCACATTGTACAGAAGGACTGAGCTCACAGAACACAGTGTATTTACCATGTGTTAATGTAGCAGACAGCAGGACGTTCTGTCTGCTTGGTCCTGTAGAGTTTAGACTGTTTAATATGACAGTCAGATCCTTCTCAAAACCCAGGTCCAACGTcctaaacacacatacacaaacccacatacacacaaacactggatGAAGGTCTGAAGATATAACATTGTTAATAAACTAAGATCATCAACAGTTAGAGAGAAATCATTGTCAAAACTGTTTACAAACCCTTAGAACTTGTAAAAGTTGTCTCGTCGTGTTTTGAAAGCACTGAGGAGTGGCAAAACCAATGTCCACTtttaacatttctaaaaacgTACGTGTATTTTAAGTTATTGGAGCTTTGATGGAGCTAACAGTTTCCCGTTGCTCTCAGAAATTATGTAACTTCATATCTGACAGAAAAGAACTGATGTGGGGTTCCTCAAGGATCAATTATTGGTCCTTTTCAGTTTAAGCTCAACATTCTTTAACCGGCTCGAATCATGAAAAACAACATCTGTTTTCCATAACGATGCAGAGGACATTTAAACTGACACATCTGTGATATTTGAGTCTGTTtcattctgtttaaaaaaaaattatttgactaAGAACACACACTTTactgttaaagaaaacactttGCAGTTATAAACTTGTGAGTTACCGGTCTGCCTCGTCCAGGATCAGCCAGCGAACAGCACTGAAGGCGATGCTCAGTGTGTTTTTGATGTGATCCACAAGACGTCCAGGAGTTGACACCAGGATGTTGATTCCTTTACGAAGCCTGAAGAGAgacgtcagtcagtcagtccaggTTTTTTCACAACCTCTTCCAGGACACTGGAAACTCATCAAGCACTCCGGTAACTTCTTAAGGGCCTCCAGAACTTTAGCAAGAAACTCTACAACTGGAACTTCCTCAAGACCCCTAATACTTCCTAAATTATTCCTGGAACCCTTATCGAGGCTACTCAGAACTACCTTGAGGACTTCTTTAACCTTTTCAAGGTACACACAAAATACTCAAGGATTCTTAAAACCTCCTCATGGACTTTTAGAATCACAGCAGCACTTCTGACAAAAAGAGTAGAAGGGGAAGGAGGAGAAAAcaagaagaggaggatgaagaggaggaggtaaGTACAGGGGTCAGTTGTGTACCTGGCCTTCTCCgatttcctcttctctcctcccatCAGGACTCCTGGGACGATCCAGGTAAACGGCTACAGAGAAACAGAACACGTGAGTGAGCTGCTGTTACCAACAACTcttcctgcagctgcaggactgAGTTTGGGTTCATGCTCAGCTCTGATTGGTGCATTCAATTAAAGAGGGGGTGTTTAGGATCAAATGATTAGGAGTAAAACATCCTGATAAGATCATCAAGTAAGAAGCAAGTTTTCATAGTCAGTGTTGATAATCATGAGCCAATAATATCAGATAAATGTGATCGGTTTGTGTTACCTTTAGAAGCTTCTGGAAGGTCTGAAACGTCTGCTGGGCGAGCTGAtcgacagacagaaagaaagttgGAAGAGTTAGTAAATCATGTTTAAACAGGTGAAATGTCATCTTCAGTCACCAAACCGTTTTCAACCTCAGATTTAGATTATTTCAATCAAAACTCAATCACTCaatcaaaacaattacaaaagaCACAATTTGGTGAAGTCGCATGGGATCATGGGAATTTTTGTCTTCACCACCATTGCCTTAAGTATTTAGGTTAGGACTccttcaatgttttttgttcAGGAGGCTTTTTATCCGCAGAGGTGAACCAGCTAATTAAAACACTGAATAATGCAGTTTCACGTTAAAAATCTGTGTTTCTACGACGGCTGTTTAGGCCCATCGACGGAGGGGCTGCGAACTGAGCTGCTGCTAAAATTTGCTCAGCTTGTTTCCCTGAAAAATATCCAAACACACTGCGGGCTGAGATCAGCGCACTGGCCCTTTAAGAGTGAGCTGAAATAGAGAACACAACAGGTGAGGACAGGTGATATGTCACACCTCTCTTGTTGGGACGATGACGACAGCCAGAGGACCGTCGGACCTGCTGACCTTCTGCTGGAGCCCCTGCAGACTCTGAACCACGGGGACGGCGTAGGACAGAGTCTTACCTGCAGAGACACGTAATACCACTAACATTTAGACCTTTCTGTCAGCACAGAACTGAACTGGGAACGTGCCATTAAAGATCATTTACATTCATGTAATAATGAGCAGGTTATCACCTTCAGATGTATTCACGTTGCTGTTGATTCATGTAAATATAAAAGATTTATAAAGAGTGCGTTTGACTCACCTGAACCCGTCTGAGATTGAACGACAGCGTCTCGTCCTGACAGGAGAACTGGGATAGTCCGTTTCtgaacactgaacacacacagaaaagatgGTTGATTCTTGGATGGTGGTTTGCATCCCATAATCAGTCTCTGTTACTCATGTTGTGGATGTTTACCTCCCTTTTGGGGACAAAATACAACATCCCCTCAACGTTAAGTAAAATCTATTTCAGGTTACGATTCGGTCGAACTGCCAAGCTGACACTAAACACCCTCCATGCTGAGTTTGAGTTGCTCCTCTACAGAGTGGTTATGGCTAGAAAGAATCCGTTGTCAAACTGTCGCGAGAGTTCTTTTGTGTTTACCTTCGGCAGGCAGCCTCGCAGTGATATCGTTGCTCAAACATTAGTGGACAATGACAAATGATGGCGAGTAGATAAGCTATATAATAACTAGGTCAATTGATGAGGATTATCGAACAAATAAGCTCAGTGAGTGCGATTGTTAAAataggacgtgtgtgtgtgtgtgtgtgtgtgtgtgtgtgtactgaccTGGTCACTGTGGAAACATTCAGGACTTTATTCAGTGTCGCCACCTGGTGAACAGAAACCAGGCAATAAGAGCACAGAATGTACTATATCTTTATATTCTATAACAGAGGGACATGAAAACATTACACATGTAAAACTAaatgataataattatttattgttatagttaAGTGGagatgagggtgtgtgtgtgcgtgtgtgtgtgtgtgtgttaccaggTGTGGGTGCAGGTCCATGTCTGAAAATGAGTCACTGGTGAAAATCTTCTCTTTTAACTGGGAGACAACTGGTCTGAAAGAGGAAGGGAGGATGGAAAAAAAGGATAGAAGAAGGAAAGGAGGTAGAGATGGAGGAAGGGGTGAATGAAGGCAAAAACAAAGGatggagagaagaaagaaagcaagGGAGGTAGCATAAACAAAGGAATGAAGGAATAATGGgtgaaggaggaagaagaatgaattaaggaaggaaggaaggaatgacgAAATGGAGGGGTAAAGGAAAGGTACGAAATAAGGAAGAACGGTAGAAGATGGGAAAAAGACAAATTAAATGAATTactggatgaatgaatgaataaaggaAAAGTTTATTGGTAACTGATTAaatatctgattgattgattgattgattaatagcaaacaattaatcaataaCATCTGAGAAACACTGATGTCAGCTGGCTATGATGTGATCAGAATCAGAGGCTGATCTGTTCGGCCAATCAGAGGAGGAGCTGTGTACCTGTGGAACTCTGGGATCTCTGGGTTGTGTTTAAACAGAGAGGAAGTCTTGATGCTGCTCCTTCCTGTTTCCCTCACTGcatccttcttcttctgtggtgtcttcctgtctgtctgcacagtGGATAGAGACTGGaagatattattataataaaaataacaatgatAATAAATATGTGGAGAATCAAACATTTCTGTggcaaatgaggaaaaatctgACTTACATGCACAAAATATTACAGTTTGCCCTTCTTTTGAAAAGGACAATATTCCtgctaagctgtttacatggctaatgaaaatcAATATTcaactaatattcccgtttataTGCAATTCACAAAAAAAGTGTTCCACCAGTGGCGGACCATGTGAACACAGCCTGCTTTtctcattccttcaaccaccttCTTGAAAAGATCAGAGTTGCAATATTTGCTTATATCCAAAAGCCTGTTTATATCCAAGTCT
It encodes the following:
- the ddx31 gene encoding probable ATP-dependent RNA helicase DDX31 isoform X1, coding for MMSSAAAAEDQLCLNICSSFSPSSSPRSKPLTTQQRWARKKHNAEKRRINSSEEEEKKRGSFKQRRLDKKAEEEEEEEEEEEEVQTEASPPADTQSLSTVQTDRKTPQKKKDAVRETGRSSIKTSSLFKHNPEIPEFHRPVVSQLKEKIFTSDSFSDMDLHPHLVATLNKVLNVSTVTSVQKRTIPVLLSGRDAVVQSQTGSGKTLSYAVPVVQSLQGLQQKVSRSDGPLAVVIVPTRELAQQTFQTFQKLLKPFTWIVPGVLMGGEKRKSEKARLRKGINILVSTPGRLVDHIKNTLSIAFSAVRWLILDEADRTLDLGFEKDLTVILNSLNSTGPSRQNVLLSATLTHGVTRLVDVCLQDPVNIHVSGSASSDLTTTSSAVTSDPSTASQSESFALPEALKQYVVVVPSKIRLVCLAAFILDKCKFSQNNKLIVFFSSCEAVEFLHSLFTSVLSGPSTDQKPQLCFLRLHGNMKQEERSEVFQQFSVSNSGVLLCTDVAARGLDLPQVTWIIQYTPPTAAAEYVHRVGRTARIGGRGSSLLFLTPAETAFITELAKHHISLSELKLLDILSSLMMDDTYKGRGKYYSKSSSKALEQETRERATVLQTEFENFVHSDAQSVQNAKKALQSFLRAYTTYPAHLKHIFHIRSLHLGHTAKSFGLRDAPQGLNAAPGPGAKTHNNNKNQNQNKGTSSQKAGGKRFSRGQREVSLLCSEFSSGLEGADAKTKKKKKKTTTFGQSGEEEEEEE
- the ddx31 gene encoding probable ATP-dependent RNA helicase DDX31 isoform X2, with the protein product MMSSAAAAEDQLCLNICSSFSPSSSPRSKPLTTQQRWARKKHNAEKRRINSSEEEEKKRGSFKQRRLDKKAEEEEEEEEEEEEVQTEASPPADTQTDRKTPQKKKDAVRETGRSSIKTSSLFKHNPEIPEFHRPVVSQLKEKIFTSDSFSDMDLHPHLVATLNKVLNVSTVTSVQKRTIPVLLSGRDAVVQSQTGSGKTLSYAVPVVQSLQGLQQKVSRSDGPLAVVIVPTRELAQQTFQTFQKLLKPFTWIVPGVLMGGEKRKSEKARLRKGINILVSTPGRLVDHIKNTLSIAFSAVRWLILDEADRTLDLGFEKDLTVILNSLNSTGPSRQNVLLSATLTHGVTRLVDVCLQDPVNIHVSGSASSDLTTTSSAVTSDPSTASQSESFALPEALKQYVVVVPSKIRLVCLAAFILDKCKFSQNNKLIVFFSSCEAVEFLHSLFTSVLSGPSTDQKPQLCFLRLHGNMKQEERSEVFQQFSVSNSGVLLCTDVAARGLDLPQVTWIIQYTPPTAAAEYVHRVGRTARIGGRGSSLLFLTPAETAFITELAKHHISLSELKLLDILSSLMMDDTYKGRGKYYSKSSSKALEQETRERATVLQTEFENFVHSDAQSVQNAKKALQSFLRAYTTYPAHLKHIFHIRSLHLGHTAKSFGLRDAPQGLNAAPGPGAKTHNNNKNQNQNKGTSSQKAGGKRFSRGQREVSLLCSEFSSGLEGADAKTKKKKKKTTTFGQSGEEEEEEE